The Zygosaccharomyces rouxii strain CBS732 chromosome A complete sequence genome window below encodes:
- a CDS encoding uncharacterized protein (highly similar to uniprot|Q12335 Saccharomyces cerevisiae YDR032C PST2 Protein of unknown function with similarity to members of a family of flavodoxin-like proteins; induced by oxidative stress in a Yap1p dependent manner; GFP-fusion protein localizes to the cytoplasm in a punctate pattern) translates to MAPNVAIIIYSLYGHTAILAEAEKRGVEAAGGKADIFQVPETLSPEVVKAMGGAPKPDYPIATADTLVNYNAFLFGIPTRFGNFPAQWKAFWDHTGGLWVKGALQGKVAGVFISTGTGGGNEMTVVNSLSVLAHHGIIYVPLGYANAFKELTNLEEPHGGSPWGAGTLAAADGSRKPSELELSIHEIQGKTFTETVRKF, encoded by the coding sequence AATTATCATTTATTCTTTATACGGTCACACCGCTATTTTggctgaagctgaaaagaGAGGTGTTGAAGCCGCTGGTGGTAAAGCTGACATTTTCCAAGTCCCTGAAACTTTGTCCCCAGAAGTTGTCAAGGCTATGGGAGGTGCTCCAAAGCCAGACTACCCAATTGCCACTGCTGACACCTTGGTTAACTACAACGCCTTTTTGTTCGGTATCCCAACCAGATTTGGTAACTTCCCAGCTCAATGGAAAGCTTTCTGGGACCACACCGGTGGTCTATGGGTTAAAGGTGCTTTGCAAGGTAAGGTTGCAGGTGTCTTCATCTCTACCGGTACCGGTGGTGGTAACGAAATGACTGTTGTTAACTCCTTGTCAGTTTTGGCTCACCATGGTATCATCTACGTTCCATTGGGTTACGCTAATGCTTTCAAGGAATTGACTAACTTGGAAGAACCTCACGGTGGTTCCCCATGGGGTGCAGGTACTCTTGCCGCTGCTGATGGTTCCAGAAAGCCATCTGAGTTGGAATTGTCCATTCACGAAATCCAAGGTAAGACCTTCACTGAAACTGTCAGaaagttttga
- the MIX14 gene encoding Mix14p (similar to uniprot|Q07789 Saccharomyces cerevisiae YDR031W Hypothetical ORF): protein MSQLDQFIMEDVARYCPREFMEYHKCVSSNRDDLQQCAFRQKDLSSCIQNKVPSVKRVMEKCGSLMQNYEKCVRDNMDTRSVNNCVPLLEQMRSCASEHALQGTRPINEMVKD, encoded by the coding sequence GTTTATTATGGAAGACGTCGCTAGATACTGCCCCCGTGAATTTATGGAATATCATAAATGTGTGTCTTCAAACCGTGATGATTTACAACAGTGTGCTTTTAGACAGAAGGATCTTTCAAGCTGCATTCAAAATAAAGTGCCTAGTGTGAAAAGGGTAATGGAAAAATGTGGATCCTTGATGCAAAACTACGAGAAATGCGTTAGAGATAACATGGATACCCGTTCTGTTAACAACTGTGTGCCGCTACTGGAGCAGATGAGATCGTGTGCATCGGAACATGCCCTACAAGGTACAAGGCCTATCAATGAGATGGTTAAAGACTAA